Proteins encoded within one genomic window of Bacteroidales bacterium:
- a CDS encoding glycoside hydrolase family 5 protein, protein MKLFIYLISLVCLFASCGSAQLEKSDRFIRIQGPDLITPDGNKFLIQGINLGNWLNPEGYMFFFSNVNSYRTINDAFCEMVGPDFTAWFWREFKKNYITKDDIAYIRQTGMNSIRIPFHYKLFTNEDYMGLTHDQDGFEIIDQLLDWCRKEGLYVIFDMHDAPGGQTGDNIDDSYGYPWLFESEESQQLCCDIWKNIAKRYANDTIVLGYDLLNEPIAHYFKDDYPHLNAALEPFYKRCTAAIREVDKNHIVLLAGAQWNANFSVFSDWKFDDKIMYTCHRYWCDTLQNNIQDFVDFRDKVNLPMYMGETGENSDEWIAAWTRLMERNNIGWHYWPYKKMAHRACMMIITPPENWDVIVEYTKKDRSSFAKIREARPDQALVRKALTDLLENMKFTNSTRYEPYTKALGMKP, encoded by the coding sequence ATGAAACTGTTCATTTATCTTATCTCACTCGTTTGCCTCTTTGCTTCCTGCGGGAGCGCTCAGCTGGAGAAATCCGACAGGTTTATACGTATACAGGGTCCCGACCTGATCACACCCGACGGTAATAAATTCCTGATACAAGGCATTAATCTCGGGAACTGGCTTAATCCGGAAGGATATATGTTCTTTTTCTCCAATGTTAATTCCTACCGTACCATTAACGATGCATTCTGTGAAATGGTTGGCCCTGATTTTACCGCATGGTTCTGGCGTGAGTTCAAGAAGAACTACATCACAAAAGATGATATTGCCTATATCAGGCAGACTGGTATGAATTCCATACGTATCCCTTTTCACTATAAACTGTTTACCAATGAGGATTATATGGGATTGACGCATGATCAGGACGGCTTTGAAATTATTGACCAGTTGTTGGACTGGTGCAGGAAAGAAGGGTTGTATGTTATTTTCGATATGCATGATGCTCCCGGCGGACAAACTGGGGATAATATCGATGACAGTTACGGGTATCCTTGGTTGTTCGAAAGTGAAGAAAGCCAGCAGTTATGTTGTGATATCTGGAAAAATATAGCAAAGAGGTATGCCAACGATACGATCGTATTGGGTTACGACCTGTTGAACGAACCCATTGCTCATTATTTCAAGGATGATTATCCGCATCTGAATGCCGCTTTGGAACCTTTTTACAAGAGATGTACCGCCGCTATCCGTGAAGTGGACAAAAACCACATCGTATTGCTTGCCGGAGCCCAGTGGAACGCTAATTTCAGTGTTTTCTCCGACTGGAAATTCGATGATAAGATCATGTATACCTGCCATCGTTACTGGTGCGATACACTCCAAAACAATATCCAGGATTTTGTCGATTTCAGGGATAAAGTGAACCTGCCGATGTACATGGGCGAAACAGGGGAAAATTCTGATGAATGGATCGCTGCATGGACACGCCTGATGGAACGCAATAATATAGGATGGCATTACTGGCCCTATAAAAAGATGGCACACCGTGCCTGTATGATGATTATAACCCCGCCCGAAAACTGGGATGTCATAGTGGAATACACCAAGAAAGATCGCAGCAGTTTTGCCAAAATAAGGGAAGCCAGACCCGATCAGGCATTGGTAAGAAAAGCGCTGACCGATTTGCTTGAAAATATGAAATTCACCAATAGCACCAGGTATGAACCCTATACAAAAGCGTTGGGCATGAAGCCATAA
- a CDS encoding glycoside hydrolase family 3 C-terminal domain-containing protein, with amino-acid sequence MKKILFLMLLFPLGIMAQPSDAEISRKVNALLKKMTLEEKVGQMAQITLDVVCKGKDRYSSYEPVELDMDILRDALVKYHVGSILNTANNRARKPEFWAKTIGQIQDVAMKETRMGIPVIYGIDAIHGVTYTDGATIFPHELGLAATWNLEHARKLGEVTAYETRASSIPWNFSPVLDLGADPRYSRMGEGMGEDPYLISQFGREIIKGYEGDNNDISNPFKVASCAKHFLGYAVPISGKDRTPAYIPDNVLREYHLPPFAEAIKAGTHTFMINSGHINGVPVHASYELMTKLLREELGFQGLIVTDWGDIENLYKRDRVAADNKEALKLAINAGIDMSMISYNYEGFCNDLVAVVKEGGVSMKRIDDAVRRILTLKYKLNIFEKPVSDPKDYPDFGSEKFEKYAYDAASEAITLLKNDKNILPLPRDAKVLVTGPTSNSMRPLNGCWTYSWQGELSDEFADSYNTVFEAIQKKIGKQAKWIPGISFGKVMDYRVENFDKYEEAIAAARDVDYIILCLGENSYAEKPGDLVDLTLSRKQLNFAKEMLATGKPVILVLAEGRPRVIREIASSVRGILMAYWPGNFGGDALADIIFGDVNPSGKLPITYPSAVNSLVTYIHKHSEEQVKSAGMYNYEGDFSPEFEFGYGLSYTTFSYGNLQLSTKELKGSNHLTITVDVSNTGQKAGKEVVQLYTSDLIASITPDVKRLRRFEKILLQPGETKKVTFTINATDLAFVNAQNKWITEPGEFEVMIGNQKAKFNYKR; translated from the coding sequence ATGAAAAAGATTTTATTCCTGATGCTTCTCTTCCCTCTGGGAATAATGGCACAACCTTCCGATGCGGAAATCAGCCGTAAGGTAAATGCCCTACTGAAAAAAATGACCCTCGAAGAAAAGGTCGGACAGATGGCGCAGATTACCCTTGATGTCGTTTGTAAAGGCAAAGACCGTTATTCGAGTTATGAACCGGTCGAACTGGATATGGATATCCTTCGTGATGCCCTTGTAAAGTACCATGTCGGTTCCATCCTGAACACGGCCAATAACCGTGCCCGTAAACCTGAATTCTGGGCCAAGACCATCGGTCAGATACAGGATGTAGCCATGAAAGAAACCCGTATGGGGATACCTGTTATTTACGGAATAGATGCTATCCACGGTGTTACCTATACCGACGGCGCCACCATCTTTCCTCATGAACTGGGACTGGCTGCCACATGGAATCTGGAACATGCCCGTAAACTTGGAGAAGTGACCGCTTACGAAACAAGGGCCAGCAGCATTCCATGGAATTTCTCCCCGGTACTCGACTTAGGTGCTGATCCCCGTTATTCCCGTATGGGAGAAGGAATGGGTGAAGATCCTTATCTGATATCCCAGTTCGGACGGGAGATCATTAAAGGATACGAAGGTGATAACAACGATATAAGTAATCCTTTCAAAGTGGCCTCATGTGCCAAACATTTCCTTGGCTATGCCGTACCTATTTCCGGTAAGGACAGGACTCCGGCCTACATTCCCGATAATGTATTGCGCGAATACCATCTTCCTCCATTTGCTGAAGCCATTAAAGCGGGCACCCACACTTTCATGATCAATTCCGGGCACATCAATGGTGTACCCGTACACGCCAGCTATGAACTGATGACCAAGCTCCTGCGTGAAGAACTGGGATTTCAGGGATTGATCGTTACCGACTGGGGCGATATTGAAAACCTATACAAACGCGACCGTGTAGCCGCCGATAATAAGGAAGCCCTGAAACTGGCCATCAATGCCGGAATCGATATGTCGATGATCTCCTATAATTACGAAGGCTTTTGTAATGACCTGGTAGCTGTCGTAAAAGAAGGCGGTGTAAGCATGAAACGCATTGACGATGCGGTAAGACGTATCCTTACACTCAAATACAAACTGAATATTTTCGAAAAACCTGTCAGTGATCCTAAAGATTACCCTGATTTTGGTTCGGAAAAGTTTGAAAAATATGCTTATGATGCCGCTTCAGAAGCCATCACTTTACTGAAAAACGATAAGAACATTTTACCATTACCCAGAGACGCCAAAGTATTGGTAACAGGTCCGACATCCAACAGCATGCGTCCGTTGAACGGCTGCTGGACATATTCATGGCAGGGCGAACTGAGCGATGAATTTGCCGACAGTTATAACACTGTTTTTGAGGCCATCCAGAAGAAGATCGGTAAACAGGCCAAATGGATACCCGGTATATCTTTCGGTAAAGTAATGGATTACAGGGTTGAGAACTTCGATAAATATGAAGAAGCCATTGCTGCAGCCAGGGATGTGGATTATATCATCCTTTGCCTCGGTGAAAATTCCTATGCCGAAAAACCCGGTGATCTGGTCGACCTGACACTGAGCCGTAAGCAACTGAACTTTGCCAAAGAAATGCTGGCAACCGGAAAACCGGTAATACTGGTACTAGCCGAAGGACGTCCCCGTGTGATCCGTGAAATTGCATCGTCTGTGCGCGGAATCCTAATGGCATACTGGCCGGGGAATTTTGGAGGCGACGCATTGGCAGACATCATTTTCGGCGATGTGAACCCTTCGGGTAAACTCCCCATCACCTATCCGAGTGCTGTGAATTCTTTAGTAACCTATATACATAAACATTCCGAAGAACAGGTAAAATCTGCCGGTATGTACAATTATGAAGGTGATTTTTCTCCTGAATTTGAATTCGGATATGGCCTGAGTTACACTACGTTTTCATACGGCAACCTGCAATTAAGCACCAAAGAACTGAAAGGCAGCAATCATCTGACCATTACTGTGGATGTAAGCAATACCGGACAAAAGGCAGGTAAAGAAGTCGTACAGTTATATACCAGTGACCTGATAGCTAGTATCACCCCTGATGTAAAACGTTTGCGCAGGTTTGAGAAAATCCTTTTACAACCCGGCGAAACCAAAAAGGTGACATTCACGATCAATGCAACCGATCTCGCTTTTGTCAATGCTCAAAACAAATGGATCACCGAACCCGGCGAGTTTGAAGTAATGATAGGCAATCAAAAAGCTAAATTTAATTATAAACGCTGA